A window from Aquabacterium sp. NJ1 encodes these proteins:
- a CDS encoding DUF4105 domain-containing protein, with the protein MRIRFWLMSVLALASTLSGMAHAASAADTATPSTYLQSLQQAARQQGLARSAMWRTLLHYSVQPLTRVDRSLADDPDFFLAPDGAHNPEHELDATLAAFFDPSAHHALDQPAACRFIARFQWLQEQLHFDAAQLPTPDCPRYTQWRQGIKADRATLIFPSAYINSPASMYGHTFIRLDARPEPGQTWSPMLSYAVSYAANGNEADGLAFAFKGLTGLYAGQFTNEPYYLRIRDYNDLENRDIWEYELNLTPVEINRLLAHAWELGPTRFDYYFFDENCSYHLLSLLDAARPELQLTRQFTWWAIPLDTVRAVTQTPGLLTRIQYRPSNSTELRYRAQLLGPQRARLAQQLSEETLSPQALAQQEPSPEQRALILETAERLVSYEATRKDSTEAATQKQRMALLAARAALPAGTPITVPTPIKDPTQGHDTARVDVMLGQRQGQGLVMLQARPAYHDLMDPEDGYQRGAAIQFFNVAFTKAANGHLQLESFTPVDISSLSAREPLMASKSWRVHMGLERSLATRADGTRPLGLNLRGGPGMATELMPDQHWLGYAFMDNQARWDRALPQQPWAVGSGIALGLLGDVNAQWRVQTEVFARAYLDKQPFETGLLVRTRYSLNKQWNLHAQCETTKRRETRVNQSCLLGVQRYL; encoded by the coding sequence GTGCGAATTCGATTCTGGTTGATGAGCGTGCTCGCGCTGGCGAGCACCTTGAGCGGCATGGCCCACGCGGCATCCGCAGCCGACACGGCAACCCCATCCACATATCTGCAAAGCCTGCAACAGGCCGCCCGCCAGCAGGGCCTGGCCCGCAGCGCCATGTGGCGCACCTTGTTGCACTACAGCGTGCAGCCGCTCACGCGTGTGGACCGCAGCCTGGCTGACGACCCCGACTTCTTTCTGGCGCCCGATGGCGCGCACAACCCCGAGCACGAGCTGGACGCCACGCTGGCCGCCTTCTTCGACCCCAGCGCGCACCACGCCCTGGATCAGCCCGCCGCCTGCCGCTTCATTGCACGCTTTCAGTGGCTCCAGGAACAGCTGCACTTCGACGCGGCCCAACTGCCCACGCCCGATTGCCCACGCTACACACAATGGCGGCAAGGCATCAAGGCAGACCGGGCCACGCTGATCTTCCCGTCGGCCTACATCAACAGCCCGGCGTCCATGTATGGGCACACCTTCATCCGCCTGGATGCGCGGCCTGAACCCGGCCAGACCTGGTCCCCCATGCTGTCTTATGCGGTCAGTTATGCCGCCAATGGCAACGAGGCCGATGGCCTGGCCTTCGCGTTCAAAGGCCTGACGGGCTTGTATGCCGGCCAATTCACCAACGAGCCCTACTACCTGCGCATCCGCGATTACAACGACCTGGAAAACCGCGACATCTGGGAATACGAGCTCAACCTGACACCCGTCGAGATCAACCGGCTGCTGGCACACGCCTGGGAGCTGGGCCCCACGCGCTTTGACTACTACTTCTTCGACGAAAACTGCTCGTACCACCTGCTGTCGCTGCTGGATGCGGCCCGGCCCGAGTTGCAGCTGACCAGGCAGTTCACCTGGTGGGCCATCCCGCTGGACACGGTGCGGGCTGTGACGCAGACACCCGGCCTGCTCACGCGCATCCAGTACCGGCCTTCCAACAGCACGGAGCTGCGTTACCGCGCCCAGCTGCTGGGCCCACAACGCGCACGCCTGGCGCAACAACTCAGCGAGGAGACGCTGTCGCCGCAAGCCCTGGCACAGCAGGAGCCCTCGCCCGAACAACGCGCGCTGATCCTGGAGACGGCCGAGCGGCTGGTCTCGTATGAAGCCACGCGCAAGGACAGCACCGAGGCCGCCACGCAAAAGCAGCGCATGGCCTTGCTGGCCGCCCGTGCGGCCCTGCCTGCGGGCACGCCGATCACCGTGCCCACGCCGATCAAGGACCCCACCCAAGGCCACGACACCGCCCGTGTGGACGTGATGCTGGGGCAGCGCCAAGGCCAGGGCCTGGTGATGCTGCAAGCCCGCCCGGCCTACCATGACCTGATGGACCCGGAAGACGGCTACCAGCGTGGTGCGGCCATCCAGTTCTTCAATGTGGCCTTCACCAAGGCGGCCAATGGGCACCTGCAACTGGAGTCGTTCACGCCGGTGGACATCAGCTCGCTCAGCGCGCGCGAACCACTCATGGCCAGCAAGTCCTGGCGCGTGCACATGGGCCTGGAACGCAGCCTGGCCACCCGCGCCGATGGCACCCGCCCGCTGGGCCTCAACCTGCGCGGCGGGCCCGGCATGGCGACCGAGCTGATGCCGGATCAGCATTGGCTGGGTTATGCCTTCATGGACAACCAGGCGCGCTGGGACCGCGCCCTGCCTCAGCAGCCCTGGGCCGTGGGCAGCGGCATTGCCCTGGGCCTGCTGGGTGACGTCAATGCGCAGTGGCGCGTGCAGACCGAAGTCTTTGCCCGGGCCTATCTGGACAAGCAGCCCTTTGAGACCGGCCTGCTCGTGCGCACGCGCTACAGCCTCAACAAACAATGGAACCTGCACGCGCAGTGCGAGACCACGAAGCGGCGCGAGACTCGCGTCAACCAGTCCTGCCTGCTGGGGGTGCAGCGCTATCTGTGA
- a CDS encoding DUF3015 family protein has product MKKIVVAALVTLAAASSMAAQNNVGSCGWGSKVFEGKSGIAPQVLAATTNGTSGNQTFGITFGTSGCTQDGVVSSSWRTAMYIDGNRVALARDAAAGQGESLDTLAELMGVKAADRALFASTIKGNFATVFANDQVAVNLKSVLASNAQLAGYAAVI; this is encoded by the coding sequence ATGAAGAAGATCGTCGTCGCCGCTTTGGTGACTTTGGCTGCCGCATCGTCCATGGCCGCCCAGAACAACGTCGGCAGCTGCGGCTGGGGCTCGAAGGTGTTTGAAGGCAAGTCGGGCATCGCGCCCCAGGTGCTGGCCGCCACCACCAACGGCACATCCGGCAACCAGACCTTCGGCATCACCTTCGGTACCTCGGGCTGTACGCAAGACGGCGTGGTGTCCTCCAGCTGGCGCACCGCCATGTACATCGACGGCAACCGCGTGGCCCTGGCCCGTGACGCCGCCGCCGGCCAAGGTGAAAGCCTGGACACGCTGGCCGAGCTGATGGGCGTGAAGGCCGCTGACCGCGCCCTGTTCGCCTCCACCATCAAGGGCAACTTCGCCACCGTGTTCGCCAACGACCAGGTTGCCGTCAACCTGAAGTCCGTCCTGGCTTCCAACGCGCAACTGGCTGGCTACGCTGCCGTCATCTGA
- a CDS encoding outer membrane beta-barrel protein: MKKIALGALALALSASAFAENYIGATIGSSHIDIDCGLGTQCDDGDTGFKLYGGFDVSHQAALPGLALEVAYIDFGKANVTIPFVTVQSIEVSALTFGAAIHPKFTPALSGVARLGVAYVDAKSSGAFASSSSNLKVYGGLGLEYSLNKQFKLVGGADFTSYDTGRQSGSAHLLSVGAQYGF, encoded by the coding sequence ATGAAGAAAATCGCTCTGGGCGCTTTGGCGCTGGCTCTGTCGGCCTCGGCTTTTGCTGAAAACTATATTGGCGCCACCATCGGCTCCAGCCACATCGACATCGACTGTGGCCTGGGCACGCAGTGTGACGACGGCGACACCGGCTTCAAGCTGTATGGCGGCTTTGACGTGTCGCACCAGGCTGCACTGCCTGGTCTGGCGCTCGAAGTGGCCTACATTGACTTTGGCAAGGCCAACGTCACCATCCCCTTCGTCACCGTCCAGTCGATCGAGGTGTCTGCGCTGACCTTTGGCGCCGCCATCCACCCCAAGTTCACGCCGGCGCTCAGCGGTGTGGCCCGCCTGGGTGTGGCTTATGTGGATGCCAAGTCGTCCGGCGCGTTCGCCAGCTCGTCTTCCAATCTGAAGGTGTACGGCGGCCTGGGCCTGGAGTATTCGCTCAACAAGCAGTTCAAGCTCGTGGGCGGCGCAGACTTCACCAGCTATGACACCGGTCGCCAGAGCGGCTCGGCACACCTGTTGAGCGTTGGTGCGCAGTACGGGTTCTGA